A single Parabacteroides timonensis DNA region contains:
- the mfd gene encoding transcription-repair coupling factor, whose translation MEVQELLKIFGAHPQITALDALLNDNTSNNIFLKGLNGSGAAMTIASLFLKRRGSYVCILNDQEEAGYFYHDLIQLTGSSDIYFFPSAYRRAIKYGHVDPANEILRTEVLSVLQDPKAPFVIVSYPDALAEKVISRDELKKNTLKISVGEKLDNMFVSDVLDEYGFEQVDYVYEPGQYALRGSILDVFSFSYEFPYRIDFFGKEVETIRTFDVETQLSKEKLESIYIVPEMNKSNRTNTLLLDSLPAQTILAAKDLAWTKERIDSLWNEEPVVGDEESFADIDKMRAKLVTGKDFLRAALNFRRMHFGVRPTGVADATLSFNTQAQPIYHKNFDMVSSSFQSYLENGYTLYILSDVEKQATRIRAIFEDRGENIPFTPVNKTIHEGFADETLRICLFTDHQLFDRFHKFNLKSEKARSGKLTLSLKELNQFSTGDYIVHIDHGVGQFGGLVRTEVNGKIQEAIKLIYQNNDIIFVSIHSLHKLSKYKGKDSGEAPKLNKLGTGAWEKMKEKTKKKVKDIARDLIILYSQRKQEKGFSYSPDSFMQHELEASFIYEDTPDQMKATADVKEDMENSRPMDRLICGDVGFGKTEVAIRAAFKAVSDNKQVAVLVPTTVLAFQHFQTFSERLKDFPCRIDYISRARTSAQIKATLNDVADGKVNILIGTHRIVSKDVKFKDLGLLVIDEEQKFGVSVKEKLRQMKVNVDTLTMTATPIPRTLQFSLMGARDLSSITTPPPNRYPVQTEVERFNPDIIREAINFEMSRNGQVFFINNRIQNIYEIEQLVRREVPDARIAVGHGQMEPDKLEKIILDFVNYEYDVLIATSIVESGIDVPNANTIIINNAQQFGLSDLHQLRGRVGRSNRKAFCYLLSPPLSSLTQEARRRLQAIENFSELGSGIHIAMQDLDIRGAGNMLGAEQSGFIADLGYETYQKILEEAVDELKSDEFADLYADADDSKRDSGSEYIRETHIESDLELMFPPTYIPNDSERISLYRELDKMEEERDILAFTERLKDRFGKIPKEGKELIRIVRLRRIARKLGMEKLVMKKGQMSIFLVANQDSPYYQSEAFDKLLAFIQKHPRECMIRDVNGKRSIVVKNVSTVETACALLEEIEKS comes from the coding sequence ATGGAGGTACAAGAATTACTTAAGATATTTGGCGCCCACCCACAGATAACTGCTTTAGATGCCCTTTTGAACGATAATACGTCAAACAATATATTCCTCAAAGGGTTAAACGGATCGGGCGCAGCAATGACAATCGCTTCTCTTTTTTTAAAAAGAAGGGGAAGCTATGTGTGCATACTTAACGACCAGGAAGAAGCCGGCTACTTTTATCACGACCTGATTCAGTTGACCGGCAGCAGCGATATTTACTTCTTCCCTTCCGCCTATCGCCGGGCAATCAAATATGGACACGTCGATCCGGCCAACGAGATCCTGCGTACCGAAGTGCTCAGCGTCCTGCAAGACCCGAAAGCACCGTTCGTTATCGTCTCTTATCCCGACGCACTGGCTGAAAAGGTTATATCGCGCGACGAGCTGAAAAAGAACACACTAAAGATCAGCGTCGGCGAGAAGCTGGACAACATGTTTGTTTCCGATGTACTCGACGAATACGGTTTCGAGCAGGTTGATTATGTATACGAGCCCGGACAATACGCCCTCCGCGGGAGTATCCTCGACGTATTCTCGTTCTCGTACGAGTTTCCCTACCGTATCGACTTCTTCGGAAAAGAGGTGGAAACGATCCGTACGTTCGATGTGGAAACGCAGCTATCCAAAGAGAAACTGGAAAGTATCTATATCGTTCCGGAAATGAACAAGAGCAACCGTACCAATACCCTGCTACTCGACTCACTGCCAGCCCAAACGATCCTGGCGGCTAAAGACCTGGCCTGGACAAAGGAACGGATCGACAGCCTTTGGAACGAAGAGCCGGTCGTAGGAGACGAAGAGTCGTTTGCCGACATCGACAAGATGCGTGCCAAGCTGGTGACCGGGAAGGATTTCCTACGGGCAGCATTAAACTTCCGCCGGATGCATTTCGGGGTACGACCCACAGGCGTTGCCGATGCAACACTGTCCTTCAATACACAGGCACAGCCTATCTATCATAAGAATTTCGATATGGTAAGCAGTTCTTTCCAGAGTTATCTGGAGAACGGCTATACATTATATATATTAAGCGACGTAGAAAAACAGGCTACCCGCATCCGGGCCATCTTCGAAGACCGGGGAGAGAATATCCCCTTCACGCCGGTCAACAAGACTATACACGAAGGTTTTGCCGACGAGACCCTGCGCATCTGTCTTTTCACCGATCACCAACTCTTCGACCGTTTCCATAAATTCAACCTGAAAAGTGAAAAGGCACGAAGCGGAAAGCTCACACTGTCGCTCAAGGAACTGAACCAGTTCAGCACAGGCGATTACATCGTACATATCGATCACGGCGTCGGACAGTTCGGCGGACTGGTGCGCACCGAAGTGAACGGCAAGATACAGGAAGCGATCAAACTGATCTACCAGAACAACGATATCATCTTCGTCAGCATCCATTCGCTTCACAAACTCTCCAAATATAAAGGGAAAGACAGCGGTGAAGCTCCCAAACTGAACAAACTGGGAACAGGAGCCTGGGAAAAGATGAAGGAGAAAACGAAGAAAAAGGTCAAAGATATTGCCCGCGACCTTATCATCCTCTACTCCCAGCGCAAACAGGAGAAAGGTTTCTCCTACTCGCCCGACAGTTTCATGCAGCACGAACTGGAAGCAAGCTTCATCTACGAAGATACGCCCGACCAGATGAAAGCGACGGCCGATGTTAAGGAGGATATGGAAAACTCACGCCCGATGGATCGTCTGATCTGCGGTGATGTGGGCTTCGGAAAGACCGAAGTAGCTATCCGTGCCGCTTTCAAAGCGGTTTCCGACAATAAACAGGTAGCTGTGTTAGTGCCGACTACGGTACTGGCTTTCCAGCATTTCCAGACCTTCTCGGAACGCCTGAAAGATTTCCCCTGCCGGATCGATTATATCAGCCGGGCCCGGACATCGGCACAAATCAAAGCGACATTGAATGATGTGGCGGATGGAAAAGTGAATATACTGATCGGCACACACCGTATCGTCAGCAAAGACGTGAAGTTCAAAGACCTGGGATTACTGGTTATCGACGAAGAGCAGAAGTTCGGTGTCTCCGTCAAAGAAAAGCTTCGCCAGATGAAGGTGAATGTAGACACATTGACCATGACGGCTACGCCTATTCCGCGAACGTTGCAGTTCTCACTGATGGGTGCGCGCGACCTGAGCAGCATTACGACTCCGCCGCCCAACCGTTATCCGGTACAAACGGAAGTGGAACGTTTTAACCCGGACATTATCCGCGAAGCGATCAATTTCGAAATGAGCCGTAATGGGCAGGTGTTCTTTATCAACAACCGCATTCAGAACATTTACGAAATAGAACAGCTTGTACGCCGGGAAGTCCCCGATGCCCGCATAGCTGTCGGCCACGGACAGATGGAGCCGGATAAACTGGAAAAGATCATCCTCGACTTCGTGAACTACGAATACGATGTACTGATCGCCACCAGTATCGTGGAAAGCGGCATCGACGTACCGAATGCCAACACCATCATTATCAATAATGCACAGCAGTTCGGTTTGTCCGATCTGCACCAGTTGCGCGGACGTGTGGGACGAAGCAACCGCAAAGCCTTCTGTTACCTGCTCTCCCCTCCTCTCTCTTCGCTGACTCAGGAAGCACGTCGCCGCCTGCAAGCTATCGAGAACTTCTCCGAGCTGGGAAGTGGTATCCATATCGCCATGCAAGACCTCGATATACGCGGTGCCGGAAATATGCTGGGAGCCGAACAAAGCGGTTTCATTGCCGACCTCGGTTACGAGACATACCAGAAGATACTGGAAGAAGCAGTAGACGAACTAAAGAGCGACGAGTTCGCCGATCTCTATGCCGATGCAGACGATAGCAAACGGGATTCGGGCAGCGAATATATCCGCGAAACACATATCGAAAGTGATCTGGAACTGATGTTCCCTCCTACGTATATCCCCAACGACTCGGAGCGTATCTCGCTCTATCGCGAACTGGACAAGATGGAAGAGGAACGCGATATCCTTGCCTTTACCGAACGCCTGAAAGACCGTTTCGGTAAAATACCGAAGGAAGGAAAAGAATTGATCCGTATCGTACGCCTTCGCCGCATAGCCAGGAAACTGGGTATGGAGAAGCTGGTCATGAAAAAAGGACAGATGAGTATCTTCCTGGTAGCTAACCAGGACAGCCCGTATTACCAGAGCGAAGCATTCGATAAATTATTAGCATTCATACAAAAACATCCCCGCGAATGTATGATCCGGGATGTGAACGGTAAGCGCAGTATCGTCGTAAAGAATGTCAGTACAGTAGAAACCGCCTGCGCACTGCTTGAAGAAATTGAGAAATCCTAA
- a CDS encoding type II toxin-antitoxin system RelE/ParE family toxin, with the protein MKNRREILWYKNYFTEFYVPLPTGVRSKIKYVLELVRTEENIPVRFFKHLEDVKGLYEIRIEYESNIYRIFCCLDKGKIVVLFNGIQKKSRRTPLKDIQLAARIMKEYFKEKKGE; encoded by the coding sequence ATGAAAAATAGGAGAGAGATTCTTTGGTATAAGAACTATTTTACAGAGTTTTATGTACCTCTACCTACTGGGGTCAGAAGCAAAATAAAGTATGTTTTAGAATTGGTGCGGACAGAAGAGAATATTCCTGTCAGGTTTTTTAAGCATCTGGAAGATGTGAAAGGGCTATATGAGATACGGATTGAATATGAAAGTAATATATATCGTATTTTCTGTTGTCTGGATAAAGGTAAAATCGTAGTTCTTTTTAATGGTATTCAAAAGAAGTCTCGAAGAACTCCATTGAAAGATATTCAGTTGGCAGCTAGGATTATGAAAGAATATTTTAAGGAAAAGAAAGGTGAATGA
- a CDS encoding beta-mannosidase, whose product MRYKTVISAVALAALATTSPALADGVAKQNIDKGWTFKQVRGNNWYPATVPGTVQTDLMDNKIIEDPFYRLNERSIQWVDKEDWEYKTTLNVSADVFDKDNIELDFKGLDTYADVYLNDSCILKADNMFREWSVPVKGLLKKDGNELRVYFHSPIKVDLPKFEALKFPVEAGNDQSENGGIFDKKVSIFARKAGYHYGWDWGPRIVTSGIWRPAYLIGWNDARIDNIFYDQTSVTAKRADIKTSVQVIADKDGEVTLDIKADGIKTTWTKKAQVKKGINLIETNLTVNNPKLWWSHGLGEAHLYPFTATIRMDNKIVDTHKTNLGLRSIRVINQPDKDGHTFYFELNGVPVFMKGANYIPQDNFLPRVTAEQYEKTIKDAVDVNMNMLRVWGGGIYEEDLFYDLCDKYGILVWQDFMFACSVYPLTPELEENIRQEAIDNVIRLRNHPSLAIWCGNNEIHTAWFNWGWMKKFDQYGVTEQLRNDTKKLFNTILADVVKEYDPEIFYWPSSPYGGDPDAKCESGKPNWNPNGDAHYWGVWQGVDSVSHFNKVRARFFSEYGFQSFPEYQSVLKYAPEERDHDIYSDVMMAHQRGGQIANSRIENITLEEYHKPKDFPSTLYMSILLQGDAMKTAMEAHRRMMPYNMGSLYWQHNDCWPVASWSSRDYYGRWKAQHYFTKKAFRDILVSPIAEDSQLNIWMISDRLKAVKGKLDIRVMDLKGNVLFEKKSNVTLPANTSKIQFSAPVESVLGGKQPNEVVVNARFSESGKEAEVISNNYFFTRFKDIDFPKADIQMTSVPAGDGYDVTVESNVFARAVFLSIDGIDNFFSDNYFDLLPNEPVTIHVTTQLDKASFDKQLKSQSIVDAY is encoded by the coding sequence ATGCGTTACAAAACTGTAATATCCGCTGTCGCCCTGGCCGCTTTGGCAACGACCTCGCCGGCCCTGGCAGACGGTGTAGCTAAACAAAACATCGACAAAGGCTGGACCTTTAAGCAGGTGCGCGGCAATAACTGGTACCCGGCTACCGTACCGGGTACAGTGCAAACCGACCTGATGGATAACAAGATTATCGAAGATCCGTTCTACCGCCTCAACGAACGGAGCATACAATGGGTAGACAAAGAAGACTGGGAATACAAAACGACACTGAACGTGTCTGCGGATGTATTCGACAAAGATAATATCGAGCTTGACTTCAAGGGACTGGATACATACGCAGATGTTTATCTGAATGACTCCTGCATACTGAAAGCCGACAATATGTTCCGTGAATGGAGTGTCCCCGTCAAAGGATTGTTGAAGAAAGACGGTAATGAGTTGCGCGTTTACTTCCACTCTCCTATCAAAGTAGACCTGCCGAAATTCGAAGCACTGAAGTTTCCGGTAGAAGCCGGCAACGACCAGTCCGAGAACGGTGGTATCTTCGATAAAAAGGTCAGCATATTCGCCCGTAAAGCTGGTTACCATTACGGCTGGGACTGGGGTCCACGTATCGTGACCAGCGGTATCTGGCGTCCGGCTTACCTGATCGGTTGGAATGATGCCCGCATCGACAATATCTTCTACGACCAGACCAGCGTGACGGCCAAACGTGCCGACATCAAAACCAGCGTACAGGTAATTGCCGACAAAGACGGGGAAGTAACCCTGGATATCAAGGCGGATGGTATCAAGACAACCTGGACAAAGAAAGCTCAGGTGAAGAAAGGAATCAACCTGATCGAAACCAACCTGACAGTAAACAACCCGAAACTCTGGTGGTCGCACGGACTGGGGGAAGCGCATCTGTATCCGTTCACGGCAACGATCCGTATGGACAACAAGATAGTCGATACCCACAAGACCAACCTCGGACTCCGTAGCATCCGTGTAATCAACCAGCCGGATAAGGATGGCCATACCTTCTATTTCGAACTGAACGGTGTACCTGTCTTTATGAAAGGGGCCAACTATATTCCACAGGATAACTTCCTGCCGCGCGTAACAGCCGAACAGTATGAAAAGACAATCAAGGACGCTGTCGATGTAAATATGAACATGCTTCGTGTATGGGGAGGCGGTATCTATGAGGAGGATCTTTTCTATGACCTGTGCGATAAATACGGTATCCTCGTATGGCAGGACTTTATGTTCGCCTGCAGCGTTTATCCGTTGACACCTGAACTGGAAGAGAATATCCGCCAGGAAGCAATCGACAATGTGATCCGCCTGCGTAATCATCCGAGCCTGGCTATCTGGTGCGGTAATAACGAAATACACACGGCCTGGTTCAACTGGGGATGGATGAAGAAGTTCGATCAATACGGTGTGACGGAACAGTTACGCAACGATACTAAAAAACTCTTTAATACTATCCTGGCCGATGTTGTAAAAGAGTATGATCCCGAGATCTTCTACTGGCCTTCCTCTCCCTATGGAGGTGATCCGGATGCCAAATGTGAAAGCGGAAAACCGAACTGGAACCCGAACGGTGATGCGCATTACTGGGGTGTATGGCAAGGCGTCGATTCTGTGTCTCACTTCAACAAAGTAAGAGCCCGTTTCTTCTCCGAATATGGTTTCCAGTCATTCCCCGAATACCAATCCGTATTAAAATATGCACCGGAGGAACGCGACCATGATATTTATTCGGATGTGATGATGGCACACCAACGGGGAGGCCAGATTGCCAACTCACGCATTGAAAACATCACTCTGGAGGAATATCACAAACCGAAGGACTTCCCATCTACGCTCTATATGAGTATCCTGTTGCAGGGTGATGCCATGAAGACTGCTATGGAAGCACATCGTCGCATGATGCCGTACAATATGGGATCGCTCTACTGGCAGCACAACGACTGCTGGCCTGTGGCTTCCTGGTCGAGCCGCGATTATTACGGCCGTTGGAAAGCCCAGCATTACTTTACCAAGAAGGCATTCCGGGACATCCTGGTTTCTCCGATAGCAGAAGACAGCCAATTGAACATCTGGATGATTTCCGATCGTCTGAAAGCCGTCAAAGGGAAACTGGATATCCGTGTGATGGATCTGAAAGGGAATGTCTTATTTGAAAAGAAAAGTAACGTAACATTGCCTGCCAATACCAGCAAAATACAGTTCTCAGCTCCGGTTGAAAGCGTGCTTGGCGGAAAGCAACCGAACGAAGTCGTAGTTAATGCCCGTTTCAGCGAGAGCGGTAAAGAGGCAGAAGTGATCTCCAATAACTATTTCTTCACCCGCTTCAAAGACATCGACTTCCCAAAAGCGGATATACAGATGACTTCCGTTCCCGCTGGCGATGGCTACGATGTAACTGTCGAGAGCAACGTCTTTGCCCGTGCTGTATTCCTCAGTATCGACGGCATCGACAATTTCTTCTCCGACAATTATTTCGACCTGTTACCGAACGAACCTGTTACGATCCATGTAACCACCCAGCTCGATAAAGCTTCATTCGACAAACAACTGAAAAGCCAAAGCATTGTAGATGCTTACTAG
- a CDS encoding AMP-dependent synthetase/ligase, whose protein sequence is MKKTLVDLFESSVKQYPDNPFLWEKTKDKFEPTTYTQVRDQVYALGAGLVALGVNKGDNMALLSEGRNAWIIGELAMFYAGATNVPLSIKLEEANDLLFRLTHADVKYIMVSGNQLKKIRAIMDKLPLIRQVIVFDDQPEYKEKEIPLSKVMEMGTEYLQAHPLEEFLAIGRSLTNDDYATITYTSGTTADPKGVILTHRNYTANVEQSLTCVDIDDTWRTLVILPLDHCFAHVVGFYIFMYKGASVATVQVGKTGMETLKNIPINIKEFKPYLILSVPALAKNFKKNIEQGIRAQGNMVNRLFHMGLDVAYTYNGDGGDDKGRGWRFLLKPVVSLFDSIIFSKVRENFGGELKFFIGGGALLDKDLQKFYYAIGLPMYQGYGLSEATPVISTNGPRHHKFGSSGVLVQPLDLKICDLDGKELPSGEKGEIVIRGENVMAGYWKNPSSTADTVRDGWLYTGDMGYMGKDGLLYVLGRFKSLLIGSDGEKYSPEGIEEALVEHSSCIDQLLLYNNQNPYTVALLVPNKDRLKKHLAHHQLDLNSEKGKEEAIRILQSQIDRFRKGGDLSTLFPDRWLPTTFAVLPEPFTEQNGLVNSTMKIVRGKVEKTYADRIDHLYTPEGKNPVNAENLKSL, encoded by the coding sequence ATGAAAAAAACATTGGTAGACCTTTTTGAGAGTTCGGTGAAACAATATCCCGACAACCCGTTCCTATGGGAAAAGACAAAGGACAAATTTGAGCCTACCACCTACACACAGGTCAGGGATCAGGTATACGCCCTGGGAGCCGGACTGGTTGCCCTGGGAGTAAATAAAGGTGACAATATGGCCTTGCTCAGTGAAGGCCGCAATGCCTGGATTATAGGCGAACTGGCCATGTTCTATGCCGGAGCCACCAACGTGCCCCTCTCCATTAAACTGGAAGAGGCCAACGACCTGTTGTTTCGCCTGACGCATGCCGATGTGAAATACATCATGGTCTCAGGCAACCAACTGAAAAAGATACGGGCCATTATGGATAAGTTGCCCCTGATCCGCCAGGTAATTGTTTTTGACGACCAACCGGAATACAAAGAAAAAGAGATACCGCTTTCGAAAGTGATGGAAATGGGGACGGAATATCTTCAGGCACATCCGCTGGAGGAATTTCTGGCTATCGGCCGATCGCTTACAAATGACGACTATGCAACGATCACCTACACCTCCGGTACGACTGCCGATCCGAAAGGGGTGATCCTGACGCACCGTAATTATACTGCCAATGTCGAACAATCGCTTACCTGCGTGGATATCGACGACACCTGGCGTACACTGGTTATTCTACCGCTCGACCATTGTTTCGCGCATGTGGTCGGTTTCTATATATTTATGTATAAGGGAGCCTCCGTTGCCACGGTACAGGTTGGAAAGACGGGAATGGAGACATTGAAGAATATCCCGATAAATATCAAGGAGTTCAAGCCTTACCTGATATTGAGTGTCCCGGCACTGGCCAAGAACTTCAAGAAAAACATCGAGCAAGGCATCCGTGCGCAGGGTAATATGGTCAACCGCCTGTTTCACATGGGACTGGATGTGGCCTATACTTACAACGGAGACGGTGGGGATGATAAAGGTCGCGGCTGGCGGTTCCTTTTGAAACCGGTTGTCAGCCTGTTCGACAGTATTATCTTCTCGAAGGTTCGCGAGAACTTCGGCGGAGAGTTGAAGTTCTTTATCGGCGGCGGTGCACTGCTGGATAAAGACCTGCAGAAATTCTACTATGCCATCGGTCTGCCGATGTACCAGGGGTATGGATTGAGTGAAGCAACCCCGGTTATTTCCACCAACGGACCGCGTCATCATAAGTTCGGAAGCAGCGGGGTACTCGTACAGCCGCTCGATCTCAAAATATGCGACCTGGACGGCAAAGAACTTCCGTCAGGTGAAAAAGGTGAAATCGTTATCCGCGGAGAAAACGTAATGGCCGGATACTGGAAGAACCCGTCTTCGACAGCCGATACCGTCAGAGATGGTTGGCTTTATACCGGCGATATGGGATATATGGGCAAAGACGGGCTATTGTATGTATTAGGCCGTTTCAAAAGCCTATTGATCGGTAGCGACGGTGAGAAATACAGCCCGGAAGGCATCGAGGAGGCGTTGGTCGAACATTCGTCCTGTATCGACCAGCTTCTGCTTTATAATAACCAGAATCCTTATACCGTTGCCTTGCTCGTCCCCAACAAGGATCGTCTGAAGAAGCATCTGGCACATCACCAACTGGATCTCAACTCGGAAAAAGGCAAAGAAGAAGCCATCCGTATCCTTCAAAGCCAGATAGACCGTTTCCGTAAAGGTGGCGACTTGTCTACCCTATTCCCTGACCGCTGGCTACCGACAACATTCGCTGTCCTTCCCGAACCTTTTACCGAACAGAACGGTTTGGTAAACAGCACCATGAAGATCGTACGCGGTAAAGTGGAAAAGACGTATGCCGACCGCATCGACCATCTATACACACCGGAAGGCAAGAACCCGGTAAATGCTGAGAATTTGAAGTCGCTATAA
- a CDS encoding helix-turn-helix domain-containing protein: MKDKYLSEEKKQQIMQCHTFDELLDIEYGPEGTPERNQFEEEAQAFILAERLKEERLKAGLTQEQLAEKIGTKKSYISRIENGKCDVQLSTLYKIFRGLGKQISVTVL; this comes from the coding sequence ATGAAAGATAAATATTTAAGTGAAGAGAAAAAGCAGCAGATAATGCAGTGTCATACATTTGACGAATTGTTGGATATAGAATATGGTCCGGAAGGAACTCCCGAACGTAATCAGTTTGAAGAAGAAGCACAAGCTTTTATCCTGGCCGAACGTCTGAAGGAAGAACGTCTTAAAGCCGGTCTTACTCAGGAACAACTTGCTGAAAAGATCGGAACAAAGAAAAGCTATATCTCCCGTATTGAGAATGGCAAATGTGATGTGCAACTATCCACCTTATATAAGATATTCCGTGGATTAGGAAAGCAGATAAGCGTAACAGTTCTGTAA